Within Microbacterium proteolyticum, the genomic segment CGAGCCGTCGGCATCCGCCCCGAAGATCTCGACGAGGGCATCGGGGATCGGGGCCCCCGCGCCGTCGTACACGGTGCCGCCGAGCACGATCGCACCGGGCGAGTGCGGGAAGACGACCTCGTGCTGCTTCGGGAATTCCAGGCCGTACGCGAAGAACGGGCCGACCGTCTGACCGGGGGTGGCGCGATGGGTCTTGGCGGGGGTGCTCATCACTCGTCGCCCTCCTGTTCGAAGTACGTCTGATCGGGGCCGTCGACGACGATGTCGAAGCGGTAGCCGGTGGCCCACTCGGGGGAGGTGAGGGCGTGGTCGTAGACGCCGACGAGGGCGTCGCGATCCTTCTGCCGGTGGATGCTGTTGTAGATCGGGTCGAGTGCGAACAGCGGGTCGCCGGGGAAGTACATCTGCGTCACGAGGCGCTGCGTGAACGACGTGCCGAACACCGAGAAGTGGATGTGGGCGGGTCGCCAGGCGTTCCGGTGGTTCTTCCACGGGTAGGGGCCGGGCTTGATCGTCGTGAAGGCGTACTCGCCCTGGTCGTTGGTGACCGCGCGGCCGGCTCCGGTGAAGTTCGGGTCGAGCGGGGCGGGGTGCTGGTCGCGCTGGTGGATGTAGCGCCCAGCGGAGTTGGCCTGCCAGATCTCGATCAGCTGGTTCGCGAGCGGCCGCCCCCACGAGTCGAGCAGGCGTCCGCGCACCGTCAGGCGCTCGCCGAGCGGCTCGCCTGCGTGCTGCAGCGTGAGGTCGGACTCGATCGCCGCCACGTCGCGCTGCCCGAAGGCGGGCGAGAACAGCTCGATCGTCTCGGGGTCGACGAGCTTCGGGTTCTTCGTGGGGTGGCGGAGCACGCTCGACCGGTACGCGGGGAAGTCGTAGGCGGTCGCCGGCACATGCTCGCCCGCGGTCTCGCGGGCGTCGAGGGCGGCGTGCGCGGCCTGGATCTCGCGGGTGATCTCGTCCTGCGTCGCCTGGTCGGGGGCGGCGAGCAGCGACTCGGGTGCGGCTGCGGGGGTGCGGGTCATCGGGTCTCCTTCGACTGCTCCATGGTCCGGCACGCGCCGGCATGCGCGCCAGTACGTTCCCGCTGAATGGGAGCCATGGCATCCTGAGTCCATGGCGAACTCCCCCTCGGGCGACTCGGTGACCGACCGCCTGGTGCGCATCCTCGAGACCTTCACCCCCACGCGCACCGCGCAGACGACGGCCGAGATCGGCCGCCGGGCGGACCTCCCGAGCTCGTCGGCGCACCGGATCGTGAACGAACTCGTGGATGCCGGTCTCCTCGAGCGCGACGAGGAGAGACGCGTGCGGGTGGGCATGCGCCTGTGGGAGCTGGCGACCCGGTCGTCGCACGCGCTGCGCCTGCGGCAGGCCGCCCTGCCCTTCATGGAACGCGTGCAGCAGCGCGTGCGCGAGCACACGCAGCTCGCGATCCTCGAGCAGGACGAGGCGCTGTTCCTCGAACGGCTCAGCGCGCCGGACTCGGGGGCGAACATCACGCGCGTCGCGGGGCGACTCCCCCTGCACGCCTCCTCGTCCGGGCTGGTGCTGCTCGCGTTCGCCCCGCACGACCTGCAGGAGCGGGTGCTCCGTCTCCCGCTCGTCCCCGTCACGCCCGCGACGATCACCGACCCCACCGTCCTGCGCCGCACGCTCGCCGAGATCCGGACGCTCGGCCGGGTCATCGCCCCCGGCTACGTCGACGAGGTGTCCACCGGTGTCGCGGTGCCCGTCCGCGACGAGACCGGCGCGGTCATCGCGGCACTGTCGGTGGTGCTGCCGCGCGACGCCGAGACGCAGTTCGCCCTCGGCGAGCTGCACCGCGCCGCCCGCGACACCGAGCGCGCCCTCGGCTACCGCCGCTGAGCGCGCTCGTTCGCGTGAGTCGCCAAGATTTGTCGCATCCGGCGCCCGAGAAGCGACAAATCCTGGCAACTCACGCGGAGGGAAGGCGGCCCGTTCATTGGGAATCGCGCAGCGATGGGGAGGCGATCCGGGGAGCATCGGGCGGGTACCCGTCGAAGGAGACGCCATGACCCCCACCGTCCGCACACGTGTCGCGATCGTCGGCGCCGGCCCCGCGGGACTCCTGCTCTCGCACCTCCTGGATGCCGCGGGCATCCCCTCCGTCGTCATCGACCAGCGCTCGCGCGACGAGATCGAGAGCACGATCCGCGCCGGCATCCTGGAGCAGGGCACGGTCGAGCTGCTCGACACCCTCGGCGACGCGTCGCGCGTGCGCACCGTCGGGCACCGCCACGACGGCATCGAGCTGCGCTTCGCCGGCGAGGGGCATCGCATCGATTTCGCCGACGCCGTGGGCCGCGCCGTCTGGCTGTACCCGCAGCACGAGGTGCTGAAGGACCTCATCGCCGCGCGGCTCGCCGCGGGGCAGGACCTGCGGTTCGGCGTCACGGCGGACAGCGTCGTGGATGCCGAGACCGACCGCCCGCGCGTGATCGCCCGGGACGCCGACGGGCTGCCGTTCGAGATCGAGGCGGAGTTCGTCGTCGGATCCGACGGGTCGCGCAGCGTCGCCCGCGCCGCGGTGACGGGGTCGAGCACCGGCGGCCACTTCCGCGAGTACCCCTTCGCGTGGTTCGGCATCCTGTGCGAAGCCCCGCCGAGCTCGGACGAGCTGATCTACAGCAACTCCCCCGACGGCTTCGCGCTCATCAGCCAGCGCTCGCCGACCGTGCAGCGGATGTACTTCCAGTGCGATCCCGAGACCGACACCGCCGCGTACTCCGAAGCGCAGCTGTGGGACGAGCTGCAGAAGCGCGTACCCGGCACGACGCTGACGGAGGGGCCGATCTTCCAGCGCGACGTGCTGCGCTTCCGCAGCTTCGTCGCCCACGAACTGCTCCGCGGTCGGGTCGCGCTCGTCGGCGACGCGGCCCACACCGTCCCGCCCACGGGCGCGAAGGGCATGAACCTCGCGGTCGCCGACGTGCGCCTGCTCGCCGAGGCCCTGCGCGCGCTGCTCCTCGACGGCGACGACCGCGCGCTGCTGACGTACCCCGAGCGGGCGCTGCACCGCATCTGGAAGGCGCAGCACTTCTCGTGGTGGATGACGAGCCTGCTCCACGTGGCCCCGCTCGGTGGTGGAGTCGGAGCACGGCCGCGCGTACCTCGCCGAGGCCTACACGGGCTGGCCGCTAGGCGCGTGAGTCGCCAAGATTTGTCGCCTCGGCTCGCCGAGAAGCGACAAATCTTGGCGACTCACGCGACCCTGCTACTCCTTCGAGAACGGGGAAGGCACCACCGGCACCGTGCCGGTGTAGCCCTCGCGCTCCTCGGCGAGCTCGGCGATGCGCTTGCGGCACGCGAA encodes:
- the pcaH gene encoding protocatechuate 3,4-dioxygenase subunit beta, producing the protein MTRTPAAAPESLLAAPDQATQDEITREIQAAHAALDARETAGEHVPATAYDFPAYRSSVLRHPTKNPKLVDPETIELFSPAFGQRDVAAIESDLTLQHAGEPLGERLTVRGRLLDSWGRPLANQLIEIWQANSAGRYIHQRDQHPAPLDPNFTGAGRAVTNDQGEYAFTTIKPGPYPWKNHRNAWRPAHIHFSVFGTSFTQRLVTQMYFPGDPLFALDPIYNSIHRQKDRDALVGVYDHALTSPEWATGYRFDIVVDGPDQTYFEQEGDE
- a CDS encoding IclR family transcriptional regulator → MANSPSGDSVTDRLVRILETFTPTRTAQTTAEIGRRADLPSSSAHRIVNELVDAGLLERDEERRVRVGMRLWELATRSSHALRLRQAALPFMERVQQRVREHTQLAILEQDEALFLERLSAPDSGANITRVAGRLPLHASSSGLVLLAFAPHDLQERVLRLPLVPVTPATITDPTVLRRTLAEIRTLGRVIAPGYVDEVSTGVAVPVRDETGAVIAALSVVLPRDAETQFALGELHRAARDTERALGYRR